GTTATAGATAGCTGTTGTCTAACCTCCCACCCCCTCAAATTTACAagctaaaatagaaaaaaaagaagcttgggTGCTCTGTTCTGTTCCTCCATGGATATACATGCATGATGGCATCATGATGGTAATTGTTGCGAATCTGGGCGTTGTAGTGAAAATAATATGTGCTGAATTTGATCACAGAAACTGCTGCAATGTGGGATAATCTAGCAGATCCAGCTATGGTTTCAGCAGCATCCTGTCATGAATGCACATTGATCTGTCCAACTGATGCAATGCCTTCAAATCACAAGCCCAGTAAATGTCTGGGAGCTCTGGTGGCTGCCCAAGAGAGACGGAGTCAGCTCCTGAAGTTTTCCATCATCTAAAAGCAATACTCGTTTAGCCATTAAAACTGTTTCCAACCGGTGGGCAATGACAAGCACCTATCACCATATAAACTAGTGGTTCAGTACACGTTCAAgccatcaaaaaaaaaaaaaaaacacacatttgAAAGCATTATTCATAAATGAGCCCCTCAAAGAAATGGTAGTTATGACTTTCTGCCTGCCTTTCAAGAGCGATACCCCCCTTATCTTGAACACAATTTAATGGCTTCATGTTGAATTCTTGCCTCTCCCATATCTCATATAGTGAAActagtttgaatttgaattaaaatgttAAGGCCAAATGAAGCAGACACCAGAATGTTAGTTGCATTTCGTTGGAACCATCAAACTCCACGGGCAAATCGAAAAAAGATTATGGACTTCTCATCTACAAAAGGAAGTATCTTTAACAGGTGGTGTTGGCTAAGTGTCGTGGACACATTTATTTAAGCACTAATGGCACAGGGCCTGATTTAGAATAACCTTTGCTCAAGCCAGATTCTCCTCGTCATATCCAtacctcaaaaaataaaaatatattaacaaaacacACGTTGGCTGATAGAATGAGTAGTTGTCCTTACAGTATGGTTTTCCATTAAACGCTCCACAGCTTGTCTCACCAGCAATTCAGACCTGCTATCTAGAGCAGAAGTTGCTTCATCCAAAATAAGTATAGAGGAATCCTGGTAGAGTGCTCTTGCAATAGCTAGTCTGCACATTTAAGGAAGCGTAAGGGTTGGAGTCCTACACTCTCAGCTAGATATATTAGCCAACCACCAATTCCCTCAAACAAAAACCAATAATGGAAACACGAGTTCAGATGGAAGATTTCACCTTTGTTTCTGGCCTCCACTTAAACTTGAACCCCTGGGCCCAATATTTGTTTGGTAACCTTTGGGAAGCTTTCTAATAAATTCATCAGCATTTGCAGTTTGTGCTGCCAACTCAACCTTCTCCATGTCTATTTTTGTCATTAAATCTCTATATCCAATGTTTTCAGCAACTGTTCCTGAAAAAAGACTCTGAAGCATATACAAAAGACTAGATGAAGAGCCACCAGGAGTTTTCTCCATGTTTCATGATGTGAGTATAATAACAGTATTTCTGACTACATTTTTACTTGCCAACCATCAAGAGAACTGTTGGAAATTATACACAATAATTAACAAGATGAACTTCAAACTTCCAAGTTTTAGCTAGCAGGCTGACAAcaatagtaatatatatatatatatatatatagtgaaccAATTATCTGATTGATTAGGAATAGACAGTTTCACCATGGAAATTAAATGAGCTTTCCATTTTCtagaaaaaaggtaaaataagaaacaattaaaaatgaagtGGATGAATGGAAACGAAATCAAGCAGCTCCTGCTTGAAAAAAGACCCATTTCAAGCGATTTGGTATTATGAATGAACTCTTTCACAAATCTCAATTGAATGAGATTTTAGGAAGCTGAATCAAAGGCCTTGAACACAAGGCCTTACAATCTCTTCcccttctttttccttctctttctttttcttgacagagtccaaaaacagaaataaatcaaacataaaaggaagtTCAAAATCTTACTATATCCTGAGAAACCAGACCAACATGCCTCCTCAAGCTTTCCAACTGGACGTTTTGGATATTTTGGTTATCAACAAGTATGCAACCTGTTAGCATGAAAAGATTAAATAAGCAGACACTTTTAAAAGGAACAGAGAGTTTCAAAGTCCAAACATTTGACCATAAATTGACCACATTTTTCAAGGAACTTGTAAAAATTGTTTATCCAGATGGCTCACCATGTAAAGGATCATAGAGACGGAGAAGCATTTTAATTAGGGTTGTCTTTCCTCCTCCAGATGGCCCAACAAGAGCTACTGTCTCTCCAGCTTTGATATGAAGGTTCAATCCGTTCAATACAAGAGGGCTATTTTCCCCATATCTAAATGAGATATCACAAAATTTGACATCTCCCGAGACATGGTCCAAATCCACAGCATCTGGTTTTTCAGTCACCTATATTCAAGAATGATTAATTTGCAACTACAAGATGATAAATAATGACAGGCAAGTATTCAGGGGGCTGAGCCAGGATTCTTTTCTTGGAGGAGCCAGTGTTAATATAGGGGAAAAAAATAGTCACTATCTTGGCATAGGTTCAATATCTAAGATAATTCCAAGCACCAGAAAAGTATGCCATCACTAGAAGAACCATCCCCACTGGATAGATCATGTAACCCGATTAGAGTATAAGCAAGTGCATGTTACTTCAACAAATATAGAAATCATTCTCTCTTTTTATGTTGTGCTTCCTGCTCTTCCATTGAGTGGAAAATCATTTATTTCCATGCAATcagaaatttattaataattgccAAATGACTGAAAATGATGACACTTATGTCAAACCTCTCTCTGAGTATAGAAAATCACAGCTTAGTATGTACAAAATCAATTCATCTGCAGATAAAAAATAGGAGGAAGCATGTGCTGCAGAATCTAAAAGACATAATATATAAAGTTTTTGACAATAACTACAGTTACTATGAAGATCTGACTTACCTTAGATTTAAACCTGGTCAAATCAAACAAGCGTTCAATAGCTGGTTCTCCTTGTTTCCACTCATTGTATGCTTTTCCAACATCCTGTATGATGCTTTAGATTTATTACTTAAGCCAAATCTTGATTGGCTAAAACATGACAAACATAACAAAAGGCACTGACTATATCTTTTACAACAAACAAAGTTCATAGCACGCAAcgacttattttattttattttttgctagaTAAGTAATTATGGTTATTGGCACTGGGGCCACAGTCCAGGACACCTCCAAGTCCAGGATGCTGTGTGCATTTCTGGGTGGTTAAATTAATAAAGGGCAGGTCAAAGGTAACATCATATGAGGGAGAGAGGGGAAGGCAATAACAAAACCAAGGAAGATGCTAGTAAAATCCCTCCTATTTCTCATAGAATCCAAAGATAATGTGATTAGATGATGTTACCTGGATTGGCTCAACGACAAAAATCAATGAGGTTATAAAAGAAACCATGCTACAACCATCAAAACAACCACTTGAAACCACCATTGATCCAACACAAAGGATGGATAATGCTCCAAAGTATATAATCTGTACAATTTGAGGGATAAACGCCTTCATTTTCCTTTTGGTAAGAAGTGCAGATAGGTCAGCATAAGCAAGCCTTTCAAACCTAGCAATCTCACAAAACTCTGCATTGCTTGCTTTCACAAAAAGAATTGCCGGGAGaacctaatatatataaaataaataaatatatcatttaacgATAAACAACAGGGTAACAGCTAAGACCAAAACACATGCATAATTATATGTCAAAACAGATTAAGTGCAAGTGTGTCTGCATCGGGGGGCGGGGGGGTTGTCCACCTATATTCATCTTTTGGTAGATTACCACAAATGTAAAAGGTGGGACTGACTAGGAATAAACATAAGCATAAGGTATGAGAAATCCAAAAACTATGACATGCATTGCAACATAAAGGAATTTTGGGCATCATACAAGTTTCAAAACTTTACCTCGTTAAGGTAGGCTGAAAGAGCTGAAATAGTAAGCTGTGCCTTCTTAGATATCTTCCGAAGCCTGGTTCCAAGGTATGCAATTGCAAGAGCTGTGCAAGGAATCACCTATAACATTGCAGAAAAAATTCCAGACCCCTAGATGAAGAAGAATAATCTGAGCATAATCAGATATGTTGAAGCTGCTTTATCCCTTACCATAGCTGAGATCAAGGAAAGGGCAGGGCTAATAACCAACATCCGTGAGGCCATTGCTGATAACTGCAGAGCACTGGGCACAATTGTCTGTGATACAAATTGAACTCATCATTGAGAATTAAAGCAAAAATGAGTACACTTTGTGTGCAAGGTTTATCATGAAGCTTTATTCCataacaatgaaattaaaagcaaaacatgTATAGATGCAAAATCACAACGGGTTCCTCCACACAGACACCCCACCGAGCACAAAACAAGAGGTTACATCTACTAAATGAAGACATGCGCATGATTAGCCGTTTTTAATTTACCCACTAATAGAGAACTCTTATTTTCCTAACCAGTAACTCCTTGCCAGTGTGCACAAAATTGAGTCTTAAAAGCAATCATACGAAGATTAACATTATATACCTGTAATCGattgtcaaagaaaaaacacataaaatcaattaactttCATAAAGGGAAAAACTTTTCCTTCAGCATATACTTAAGCAATTAACTCCCTACTTTTGttcacacaaaaataaacatcacTCACATTGAGAAGCGCATAGAGAGTGTCGGCGACATCAGCAGCCTCAGCAGTGATCCTATACGCCACATCCCCAGAAGAAACAGCACTTCCTCCTTCAAAAAACCCCAATTCTCTCTCCAAAACcctctcaaaaacaaaaactctaaTCTTATAACTGGCATTCAATGCAGCCTCCCACAAGAGTGCATGCTGGCCATAAGTAGCAATCAACTTAGCCAAAAACAAACCAGCCAGCACCAACCCGTCATTTCTCAGCGTAACCCCATTAATTTTACCAATACTAGAGGAGAATTGACCAAATTTAGGCACAAGTTGGGATAAAGAAAGGACAGAAAGTAGACTGCAAAGCCAACCAAGTAGGATTGGCTTATactgagaaaaaataaagggtttTATAATGGAAAGAGGATCAAATGGTTCGTTAGTGTTCCCTTGTTGCTGTTGTTTATGGGGGGCTATTTGAAGCTGTTGCCTTTGTTGCGGGGCGatagaagaaaagagagaaaaggtgGAAGAGAGGGGCTCAAGGAGGGTTTTTGAAGGGAGTTTGACAGTAGGGTTTGTTAGCTTTAAGGGTTTTGAAGGGAAGGGGATTCGGCGTCGGGATTGCAGATTCTTCATGTGGAGAGGAGAAGGGAATGAAGACGAAGAAGGAGAGGGTTTTAGTTGACATTGAAGAAGAGAcatcctctctctttctctctgtttttttttaatctttttcttagAGGGAAAAGACagaggtttatatatatttatttatttatttattttgaagacGAAGACGgagaataaataaacaagtagTCCTTTGGTAAGAAAGTTTGAAAAGAAAGGAAGCTGGCAGGTGGCCGATAACATAACGGCGAGGACACGTGACGCCTTACGTCTTGTTGTGTCACCGGCAGAACTAGTCTCTCTCTAGTCTCTACTCGCTCTTAGGAAGGCACATTCTAGCCTTGGTctcgttcttttttttctttttcttttttgataaataaatatcttggccagaatcttttaatttttatgcaccattgttatatttatttcgGTTCTTTTTTatagctggaaaaaaaaaacaaacgtgTGTATAAACGACTATTGACATGAAGGAAGGCCATTTTCTAGGGTTGgaatatacttttttatttatttatttatttatttgaaagaaagtggaatagaaatagaaatatgATTCCTtccaataattcttttttattttatttatttgaaactaAACGCATTGTGACAACATTTTATTATATCCATAGAAAATGGTTGGTTTGTCTAATTTAATATAAAGTTTCTTATTTTTCTGTGGTGAAATTCCTTTCTTagaaaattctaattattattattattattattattattattattattattattattaataaatcataggattttttttaaaggttggCTGATAGCATTATGGCTTTGGCTACTGCCAACTGCCAACTGCCAACTTCTCTGCACGAAAACTTAACATCCACCTATTCAGAAGCATAGAGGTAAACAAGATAAATGACCTCTAGTATGCTATTGGTCGTGCCAAGTCTTttctatgtaatttttatttttatttttattgtgaagAACTATTAGATAGTATTATTAAGCATCGttttatatagattattttttaaacattctcacttatctatttatttagttcagatttaaaattaaattatttaaaaattattctaatatgATCTAGTTAACTTGACAgatctaaaaacaatttaaactaccaataaaacatggtttgatttaacaaaaatatttaagatgatatcttttttagaaaaaaatattgagatgacaatACATTGGGTCGGCTCAGATTTCACAACTTAACCCGCCAAACTACCCATCTAGATCATGAACTCTactggatttaatatttttttataaattattttttacttaattatataataaaaaaacagatactTATAAAATTGAGCACTAACCAATTGTTGTGACATTTGTTTGAGACCACGATAAAACTATAGAAAAcataccaaaataaattatgaagcccgattcaaaatcaactaaaggatataattaaaaataaaaaggcaataaaaaaatcaacacaaacCCAACATTgaaggaaataataataataataataaaaacaggtCAAGCGCGGATGAGACATGCTCACGTGTTTggtcttaataaaaaaactcaagctcACACCTTCTTTGTTATCTTagtaacaaataattttttttttagccaatgACAAGTCACCTTCTAGGTAATATCCCAAAATCCAGCCATCACTATAGTGACCTAAAAATCAAGagtttttttagcataaaaaataatttttgaagttatTTTCAACTACCAACCCTAAAACATcccaaaattacaaaacaaaatcaaccaaatctaaaaaaatgtaAACTGAGCTCAACCTATTTTTTAGGCATGTTTAGAGAAAATAATCACTATCATCGAACCTCTCTCGTTGAATGAAATATATTGACATCAAGAATGACAAGTTTTGCTTGCTGAAAAGTGATTATTTACCAACTTTctcccttttttattatttttagtcgacttttcctttcttttctcaaacTCAACaactgaaatattaaaaaaataaacttttaaaccaAGATTTGCAAAAGCTAAAAGAACCgtataataagaaaaaacaaagtagaTGGACTAAAGAGAACTCTTTCTATTAAATTTGAGATTAGTCATAAGGTTTCTCCTTGTTCTACACTTTGAtcctctaatttttatttatttttatttccttaacAAATGCTGAAAAATTGATCATGAAATTAGACATAGAGAAAactgcaattgaaaaaaaaagtttgaggatgaaaattaaaaaaaaatggttattatgaTTTGCTAGAATGATTTACCTATCCTTTTAGTACATTATTTTTGTGATTGTAAATTTGAGCACTATCACTTTGTTAGCTTTAactaaatcaagataaaaaaaaaattaaagatttttatcttgatttagtTAAAGCTAACAATGTGATAATGCTCTGCATGCATTatcaaaaacacatttaatAGTTTCCTTTCTTATCTTCCAAATGGTAAGGCATATGAATTGTGTAAACTATGCTCCCACTTGAATTCCATTTCTTTGATGTGCAGTAGAAATTTGTAAAGGCAACTCATCcagaattaaatatttataggttgtttaatttttactataattgaattcaatacatatataaattaaattcaaaagataaaattcaatttattttatttttttatattaccctTATcacatttatcttattttttaaaaggtctctgaaaaaaaaaggatggatgAGCATTTTAGAGAagaaaattttaacattaatttattatctttaGTATAGAATCAACAATCctctagtttatttttgtattatttttaatgattgaatttcatttgaaattcaattattaaaaataagacaggagagttaaaaaaattctccttcaattattattattattattattattatattatgcaGTAATTCACATAGCAATGTGGAATGCATATTATGCAGTAATTCACTTCACATTCCCATCcttcattattgttattattaagatATCAGGAAAATGGAGCATTTGCTGGAGTTTATAATACCATCCGGCTAGTGATttcatctctctctcaattttttgGTTACGGCAAAGACAGCCCCGGCAACAGCAATGATCATGGCTGAAACTAAGATGGTTGTTTTGAGTTTATGCATAGCATCCTGCTTTTCCCTCTCCCTTTTTCGTGCAGCCTCATCTTGTTCCTGCAATGCAATGCAATGCAATGCAATGCAAGCTAGTTGGAGACGGAAGAAGGATACCAGAGCAAGGAGAGGGAAAACAAGCAGGCGTAATGAAGGTTTTCTTAAATATTCAAGACAAGTGACGTGTCCTTCAGGATTTTTCACATGTTCATGATTATATCATTTCCCAATGAGACTGCTATGAGAAAAAAGATCATGTTTTTGGGCATATCAGCATGCAATGGAATGCATGTTTTTGGGCGTatcaaactctctctctctctctctctctctctttctctctcacacacacacacactattaTACAATACTCTAAATAGTGTGGAGAAATCATTGTTCCCACACATATTTCACTGTAAgttacaatagtaatccacagtgattcttctcctgttttgtttttctctttcaacttttctattttttttcatttattattttttcaaaataatttttgttgattttaccttttaaatattgacctgattaaaatttttgctttgtaattttttttctttaaaatactgtgaattgctgtgatgtttttccacatagtttttctattttatttttttatttttcaaaattatatttgtcgattttttttcatactgaggtgattgagaatttggttttgtaattttttttctttaaaacattgttattgctacaatgtttctctgcatggttttttctctccaaaattatcttttttattttattttttaatattgagctggttaaaaattacagctACAATATGTTaagaaagcactgtaactttttttgaaaattactgttgattgctatagtgttttttcccacatgattttttttctgtttttataatgttttttcctaaaattatatttgtcaattttattttttaaatattaagctggttaagaattgcaattacaattaaatacatgttttttctcacaaaacactatggattgatacagtttttcctcgcATGATTttcttccagtttcttttgtgttttctttttttgtgatatttttttccaaaattatcttcgtcgattttttttttaatattgagttggttagaatttaactttgtaataaagcttaatcatatggggaaaacattgtagctttgcttataaaacattgtggattgctacaatgtctctccgcatagtttttttttaataatttttttcaaattatcttttttcattttatttttttaatattgagttgtttgtaaattataattacaattcattacaaataaggctaaatcatgtagggaagcactgtagctttcatcacaacacactgtgaattgctacagtgtttccaacatgattttttttctttttttttggtgtttgttttttttttctaaaattatctctgtcgatgtttttttaaaatattgagctgattaagaatttagctttataatttttttctttaaaacactgtgaattgttgcagtgttttcctatgtgatttttttatgattttttccaaaattatctttgtcgattttttttttaatattgagatggttaagaattataattacaataaaactaaatcatatggggaaaacgttgtagtttttctcacaaaacactgtggattgctacaatatttctctaaatagttttttattttattttattggaaaaagcgctatagttttcctcacaaaacattttcaattgctacaacattttttctcatgggtttttttccttccaaaattatcactttttttttaatattaagttggtagagaatttagcttcgtaatttttttttctttttattaactgaaaagttaaatcatatggTGAAAGCACTgtatttttcctcacaaaacacggtaaattgctacaaatcattttgttcagtctctaagtttttgatcaccaacacaactttttttttcatcatgaaatatttgctccatcatacctttaatttctattacttatctagcgctggttcacaattataacactatcaagtgtatttgttttataagcccgtGGCAGCGCGCGGGCATGTCATCTCGTAAATAGCTAAAAGGAATCAatgttttactgtggattgcatAGTGcggtccacagtaaaacactgattctttaggcttttttttttatattagttgtctaagtttttttagttgtttttttaatactttttgagatttttttttgcttctttctttgtttttttaattaattttttccttttagtttagtttgttaacgttaaatttctttctatttagttattagactttcataaCACATATTTCGAGTTTTAcgggtgaacccagttaattacgggttgacccgtcaatttttttttaattattattttcataaatatttttgtttaatttagtttgttaatgttaaaaaaatttttatttagttattggaCTTTCATAACACAAGTATtgagtttaacaggttaacatggtttgacgagttaacccaatttttttttctttttaattaattttttttgtttagttcagtttgttaatattcactttttttttatttagttaccagacattcatgacacggatcccgggtttaacgggtgtgcagtccacagtaaaacattgattctttaggctttttttttataagttatctaagtttttttagctgtttttttaatacttttgggattttttcttgcttctttctttgtttttttaattaattttttccttttaatttagtttgttaacgttaaatttctttctatttagttattagactttcataaCATATATTTCGAGttttacgggttaacctggtttcacgggtgaacccagttaattccgggttgacccgtcaatttttttttaattattattttcataaatatttttgtttaatttagtttgttaatgttaaaaaaaattttatttagttattggaCTTTCATAACACAAGTACtgagtttaacaggttaacatggtttgacgagttaacccaaattttttttctttttaattaattttttttgtttagttcagtttgttaatattcacttttttttatttagttaccagacattcatgacacggatcccgggtttaacgggtgtgcagtccacagtaaaacattgattctttaggcttttttttttataagttatctaagtttttttagctgtttttttaatgctttttgagattttttttttgcttctttctttgttttttaattaatttttttcgtttagtttagtttgttaatgttaaatttttttttatttagttattagactttcatgacacatatcccaagtttcacgggtgaacccagttaattccgggttgacccgtcaattttttttttttttttcataaatatttttgtttaatttagtttgttaatgttaatttttttttatttagttatcagactttcatgacacaaatactgagtttaataggttaacatggtttgatgagttaacccggatttttttctttttaattagttttttttgtttagttcagtttgttaatattcactttttt
The Populus nigra chromosome 3, ddPopNigr1.1, whole genome shotgun sequence genome window above contains:
- the LOC133689268 gene encoding ABC transporter B family member 29, chloroplastic — protein: MSLLQCQLKPSPSSSSFPSPLHMKNLQSRRRIPFPSKPLKLTNPTVKLPSKTLLEPLSSTFSLFSSIAPQQRQQLQIAPHKQQQQGNTNEPFDPLSIIKPFIFSQYKPILLGWLCSLLSVLSLSQLVPKFGQFSSSIGKINGVTLRNDGLVLAGLFLAKLIATYGQHALLWEAALNASYKIRVFVFERVLERELGFFEGGSAVSSGDVAYRITAEAADVADTLYALLNTIVPSALQLSAMASRMLVISPALSLISAMVIPCTALAIAYLGTRLRKISKKAQLTISALSAYLNEVLPAILFVKASNAEFCEIARFERLAYADLSALLTKRKMKAFIPQIVQIIYFGALSILCVGSMVVSSGCFDGCSMVSFITSLIFVVEPIQDVGKAYNEWKQGEPAIERLFDLTRFKSKVTEKPDAVDLDHVSGDVKFCDISFRYGENSPLVLNGLNLHIKAGETVALVGPSGGGKTTLIKMLLRLYDPLHGCILVDNQNIQNVQLESLRRHVGLVSQDISLFSGTVAENIGYRDLMTKIDMEKVELAAQTANADEFIRKLPKGYQTNIGPRGSSLSGGQKQRLAIARALYQDSSILILDEATSALDSRSELLVRQAVERLMENHTVLVIAHRLETVLMAKRVLLLDDGKLQELTPSLLGSHQSSQTFTGLVI